A portion of the Osmia lignaria lignaria isolate PbOS001 chromosome 15, iyOsmLign1, whole genome shotgun sequence genome contains these proteins:
- the qtc gene encoding GRIP domain-containing protein quick-to-court isoform X3: MARHGIERSLHSPQSMHPDTSSPNATAITELVPLESATCTDKVNANSTGSASDTVPSPSISSSCDSRIPRPSLSSLRRSASMRMRGERISPNQPPPPPPPPSTAANAALNRRCQCSRRSNLLQHHHLDHQIFPVITENGSDSPRQRSLSLSLTPARPRSGYAASGGSSTGIADDSDAESVKSYGSACSTASACDHATFALNGTTWSGRSRKYVVHCSNHSGDNEQYLTPTQRAARQVRKFQALLKEAKKEIEEKDQEIFRLTKEVVELRLYKAALNSPDERTDSSDALTVRENNPFSPESPSKDLPDESVLQKITSPATPEKRVHSDLPSSLADSGHFEDGSVHSKDSVFLPEAQQETHAATTTKVQDETASEPFRSATETPERDEERRKLVNLYESRIEEMHRRHVDELQELKQKHNDKVESLLNQLAEINTRYCEVRPSVDTAEARARELEAELEAVKAELAEQKTLLNEQEERNKQMYLKMYAKGQEAARIEQADQILEHAYQTPPKVTVAELLQQLTITQAELENIKDTSYSPEPHISADRSHSLLSAQEAVSLWLLGTRKD, translated from the exons ATGGCTCGTCACGGCATCGAAAGGTCCTTGCATTCGCCTCAATCGATGCACCCAGACACCTCGAGCCCTAACGCAACTGCCATCACGGAATTGGTACCTTTGGAATCAGCAACATGTACTGACAAGGTCAATGCCAACAGTACAGGAAGTGCATCGGATACCGTACCGTCACCCTCGATATCCTCTTCCTGCGACTCCCGTATTCCACGTCCCTCGCTCTCGAGTCTGCGCCGCTCGGCCAGTATGCGCATGCGCGGTGAACGAATTTCACCTaaccaaccaccaccaccaccaccaccacccagtaCCGCGGCGAACGCGGCCCTGAATAGACGTTGTCAGTGTTCTCGTCGGTCTAACCTTCTGCAACACCATCATCTGGACCATCAAATTTTTCCAGTCATCACGGAGAATGGAAGTGATTCACCTCGACAACGATCTCTC AGTCTTTCATTGACACCGGCGAGGCCGCGATCTGGATACGCGGCCTCTGGAGGATCTAGTACCGGAATTGCCGATGACAGTGACGCGGAAAGTGTAAAAAGTTATGGAAGTGCCTGCAGCACCGCAAGCGCCTGTGATCATGCTACCTTCGCTCTCAATGGTACCACATGGTCAGGTAGATCAAGAAAATACGTTGTTCATTGTTCAAACCATAGCGGTGACAATGAACAATATCTCACGCCAACGCAGAGGGCTGCTAGACAAGTTAGAAAATTCCAG GCTTTACTGAAAGAAgccaaaaaagaaatagaagaaaaagatcAGGAAATCTTTCGTTTAACGAAAGAAGTGGTAGAGTTAAGATTATATAAGGCGGCTTTGAACAGTCCAGACGAGAGGACGGACAGCAGTGATGCGCTTACCGTACGAGAAAATAACCCTTTCTCACCAGAATCACCGAGCAAAGATTTACCAGATGAAAGTGTATTGCAGAAAATTACTAGTCCAGCTACACCCGAAAAACGCGTTCATTCTGATTTACCTTCCTCTCTGGCGGACTCTGGTCACTTTGAAGATGGATCCGTCCATTCGAAAGATTCTGTGTTTCTACCGGAAGCGCAACAAGAGACGCATGCTGCTACGACGACTAAGGTTCAAGATGAGACCGCGTCAGAACCATTTAGGTCGGCCACAGAGACTCCGGAAAGAGATGAGGAGAGACGTAAATTGGTTAATTTGTATGAAAGTAGGATTGAAGAGATGCATAGAAGACACGTTGATGAGCTGCAGGAACTGAAGCAGAAACATAATGATAAG GTTGAAAGTTTACTGAATCAATTGGCTGAAATAAATACCCGTTACTGTGAAGTGAGACCTTCTGTCGACACTGCAGAGGCTCGAGCACGTGAATTAGAGGCGGAATTAGAGGCTGTGAAAGCGGAACTCGCTGAACAAAAGACTTTGTTAAATGAACAAGAAGAGAGAAATAAACAAATGTACCTGAAAATGTATGCCAAAGGTCAGGAGGCTGCGCGTATAGAACAAGCTGATCAG ATACTAGAGCATGCTTATCAAACACCACCAAAGGTTACCGTCGCAGAACTACTTCAGCAATTAACGATTACACAGGCAGAATTAGAAAATATCAAG GACACAAGCTACTCGCCTGAACCTCACATTTCAGCCGATCGTAGCCACAGTTTATTAAGTGCTCAGGAGGCTGTTTCTCTCTGGCTCCTTGGCACACGTAAG
- the qtc gene encoding GRIP domain-containing protein quick-to-court isoform X4 — MARHGIERSLHSPQSMHPDTSSPNATAITELVPLESATCTDKVNANSTGSASDTVPSPSISSSCDSRIPRPSLSSLRRSASMRMRGERISPNQPPPPPPPPSTAANAALNRRCQCSRRSNLLQHHHLDHQIFPVITENGSDSPRQRSLSLSLTPARPRSGYAASGGSSTGIADDSDAESVKSYGSACSTASACDHATFALNGTTWSGRSRKYVVHCSNHSGDNEQYLTPTQRAARQVRKFQALLKEAKKEIEEKDQEIFRLTKEVVELRLYKAALNSPDERTDSSDALTVRENNPFSPESPSKDLPDESVLQKITSPATPEKRVHSDLPSSLADSGHFEDGSVHSKDSVFLPEAQQETHAATTTKVQDETASEPFRSATETPERDEERRKLVNLYESRIEEMHRRHVDELQELKQKHNDKVESLLNQLAEINTRYCEVRPSVDTAEARARELEAELEAVKAELAEQKTLLNEQEERNKQMYLKMYAKGQEAARIEQADQILEHAYQTPPKVTVAELLQQLTITQAELENIKD, encoded by the exons ATGGCTCGTCACGGCATCGAAAGGTCCTTGCATTCGCCTCAATCGATGCACCCAGACACCTCGAGCCCTAACGCAACTGCCATCACGGAATTGGTACCTTTGGAATCAGCAACATGTACTGACAAGGTCAATGCCAACAGTACAGGAAGTGCATCGGATACCGTACCGTCACCCTCGATATCCTCTTCCTGCGACTCCCGTATTCCACGTCCCTCGCTCTCGAGTCTGCGCCGCTCGGCCAGTATGCGCATGCGCGGTGAACGAATTTCACCTaaccaaccaccaccaccaccaccaccacccagtaCCGCGGCGAACGCGGCCCTGAATAGACGTTGTCAGTGTTCTCGTCGGTCTAACCTTCTGCAACACCATCATCTGGACCATCAAATTTTTCCAGTCATCACGGAGAATGGAAGTGATTCACCTCGACAACGATCTCTC AGTCTTTCATTGACACCGGCGAGGCCGCGATCTGGATACGCGGCCTCTGGAGGATCTAGTACCGGAATTGCCGATGACAGTGACGCGGAAAGTGTAAAAAGTTATGGAAGTGCCTGCAGCACCGCAAGCGCCTGTGATCATGCTACCTTCGCTCTCAATGGTACCACATGGTCAGGTAGATCAAGAAAATACGTTGTTCATTGTTCAAACCATAGCGGTGACAATGAACAATATCTCACGCCAACGCAGAGGGCTGCTAGACAAGTTAGAAAATTCCAG GCTTTACTGAAAGAAgccaaaaaagaaatagaagaaaaagatcAGGAAATCTTTCGTTTAACGAAAGAAGTGGTAGAGTTAAGATTATATAAGGCGGCTTTGAACAGTCCAGACGAGAGGACGGACAGCAGTGATGCGCTTACCGTACGAGAAAATAACCCTTTCTCACCAGAATCACCGAGCAAAGATTTACCAGATGAAAGTGTATTGCAGAAAATTACTAGTCCAGCTACACCCGAAAAACGCGTTCATTCTGATTTACCTTCCTCTCTGGCGGACTCTGGTCACTTTGAAGATGGATCCGTCCATTCGAAAGATTCTGTGTTTCTACCGGAAGCGCAACAAGAGACGCATGCTGCTACGACGACTAAGGTTCAAGATGAGACCGCGTCAGAACCATTTAGGTCGGCCACAGAGACTCCGGAAAGAGATGAGGAGAGACGTAAATTGGTTAATTTGTATGAAAGTAGGATTGAAGAGATGCATAGAAGACACGTTGATGAGCTGCAGGAACTGAAGCAGAAACATAATGATAAG GTTGAAAGTTTACTGAATCAATTGGCTGAAATAAATACCCGTTACTGTGAAGTGAGACCTTCTGTCGACACTGCAGAGGCTCGAGCACGTGAATTAGAGGCGGAATTAGAGGCTGTGAAAGCGGAACTCGCTGAACAAAAGACTTTGTTAAATGAACAAGAAGAGAGAAATAAACAAATGTACCTGAAAATGTATGCCAAAGGTCAGGAGGCTGCGCGTATAGAACAAGCTGATCAG ATACTAGAGCATGCTTATCAAACACCACCAAAGGTTACCGTCGCAGAACTACTTCAGCAATTAACGATTACACAGGCAGAATTAGAAAATATCAAG